One stretch of Chryseobacterium sp. LJ668 DNA includes these proteins:
- the lat gene encoding L-lysine 6-transaminase, with amino-acid sequence MEHTIETKINKVKQTVGKHVLADGFDFVMDIENSHGSWIHDSITGKNFLDMFSMFGSASIGYNHPYLLEKSSWLGKMAINKPTLADVYSKEYADFLEVFERVVIPQELQYAFFIEGGALGVENAMKACFDWKTKKNFEKGLDIEAGICIHFRQAFHGRSGYTLSLTNTSDPRKYQYFPMFEWPRILNPKLTFPITEENLEVTINNERLALLNIGEAILSHPDKVACIIIEPIQAEGGDNHFRDEFFVELRKLCDEHEILLIFDEVQTGIGITGKMWSFEHFSVRPDIIAFGKKTQVCGVLANREKFDEVPDNVFRESSRINSTFGGNFIDMLRFQLVMEVIEKENLVENARIVGEYLLEGLQNLAQKYPEKVSNARGRGLMCAIDLPTHEQRNELREILYDEGLIILACGDQSIRFRPHLNVTKEEIQIALDKIESNINKI; translated from the coding sequence ATGGAACACACAATAGAAACAAAAATAAATAAAGTAAAACAAACCGTTGGAAAGCACGTTTTAGCAGACGGTTTTGATTTTGTAATGGATATTGAAAATTCTCACGGATCTTGGATTCATGATTCGATTACAGGTAAAAATTTTCTGGATATGTTTTCAATGTTCGGCTCAGCTTCGATAGGTTACAATCATCCTTATTTGTTAGAAAAATCAAGTTGGCTGGGTAAAATGGCGATTAACAAACCGACTTTAGCTGATGTGTATTCTAAAGAATATGCCGATTTTTTAGAGGTATTCGAAAGAGTAGTAATACCACAAGAGCTACAATATGCATTCTTTATTGAAGGTGGGGCTTTAGGTGTTGAAAATGCCATGAAAGCCTGCTTCGATTGGAAAACAAAAAAGAATTTCGAGAAAGGTCTTGATATCGAAGCGGGAATATGTATTCACTTCAGACAGGCATTTCATGGACGTAGCGGTTATACTTTAAGTTTGACAAACACTTCAGACCCAAGAAAATATCAGTATTTTCCGATGTTTGAATGGCCGAGAATTCTCAATCCGAAACTGACTTTCCCAATTACTGAAGAAAATCTTGAAGTTACAATCAACAATGAAAGATTAGCATTATTAAACATCGGCGAAGCGATTCTGTCTCATCCTGATAAAGTTGCATGCATCATTATAGAGCCTATTCAGGCTGAGGGTGGTGACAATCATTTCAGAGATGAGTTTTTTGTAGAATTAAGAAAGCTGTGTGATGAGCACGAAATCTTGTTAATTTTTGACGAAGTACAGACAGGAATCGGAATCACAGGAAAAATGTGGTCATTTGAACATTTCAGTGTGAGACCAGACATTATTGCATTTGGTAAAAAAACACAGGTTTGCGGAGTTTTGGCCAACAGAGAAAAGTTTGATGAAGTACCCGATAATGTTTTCAGAGAAAGCTCAAGAATCAATTCTACTTTTGGAGGTAACTTTATCGATATGCTTCGTTTTCAGCTGGTAATGGAAGTGATTGAAAAAGAAAATTTAGTGGAAAATGCAAGAATTGTAGGTGAATATTTATTAGAAGGCTTACAAAATCTTGCTCAGAAATATCCTGAAAAGGTTTCTAATGCACGTGGTAGAGGATTAATGTGTGCAATAGACCTTCCAACGCACGAGCAAAGAAATGAGTTGAGAGAAATTTTATATGATGAAGGATTAATCATTTTGGCATGTGGCGACCAGTCCATACGTTTCAGACCGCATTTGAACGTTACTAAAGAAGAAATTCAGATTGCGCTAGATAAGATTGAAAGCAATATTAATAAAATTTAA
- the amaB gene encoding L-piperidine-6-carboxylate dehydrogenase, translating into MSKKIKDFGIEKSLKNLGLKAENKGTSTGGKFFASGKTIESYSPSDGRLIGKIKTSSEKDYDKVIESAQAAFKEFRMIPAPKRGEYVRQLGQKLREYKDDLGKLVSYEMGKSLQEGLGEVQEMIDICDFAVGLSRQLHGYTMHSERPGHRMYEQYHPLGIVGVITAFNFPVAVWAWNTALAWICGNVTIWKPSEKTPFCAIACQNIMMEVLKENNLPEGISSVLVADHEIGQLLVEDKRVSLISFTGSTKVGRMVSSKVAERFGKSILELGGNNAIIISKDADLDMSIIGAVFGAVGTAGQRCTSTRRLIIHEDVYDEVKNRLVKAYGQLKIGNPLDENMHVGPLIDVQAVNQYEMAIENCIQEGGKFVVEGGVLEGKDYESGCYVKPCIAEVENSFEIVQHETFAPILYLIKYKTLEEAIAIQNDVPQGLSSAIMTQNLREAELFLSQAGSDCGIANVNIGTSGAEIGGAFGGEKETGGGRESGSDVWKYYMRRQTNTINYTASLPLAQGIKFDL; encoded by the coding sequence ATGTCAAAAAAAATCAAAGATTTCGGAATTGAAAAATCTTTAAAAAACCTCGGATTAAAAGCAGAAAATAAAGGAACTTCTACTGGAGGTAAATTTTTTGCTTCCGGGAAAACTATTGAAAGTTATTCGCCATCAGACGGAAGATTAATAGGGAAAATAAAAACTTCATCTGAAAAAGATTATGATAAAGTAATAGAATCTGCACAGGCTGCATTTAAGGAATTCAGAATGATTCCTGCTCCCAAAAGAGGCGAATATGTAAGACAGCTGGGCCAGAAATTAAGAGAATATAAGGATGATTTAGGGAAACTTGTTTCGTATGAAATGGGTAAATCATTGCAGGAAGGTCTGGGTGAAGTTCAGGAAATGATTGATATCTGCGACTTTGCAGTAGGCCTTTCAAGACAGCTTCACGGTTACACCATGCATTCTGAAAGACCGGGTCACAGAATGTACGAGCAATATCATCCGCTGGGAATTGTGGGCGTGATCACCGCTTTCAACTTTCCCGTTGCTGTTTGGGCGTGGAATACAGCTTTAGCGTGGATTTGTGGAAACGTAACGATCTGGAAACCGTCAGAAAAAACTCCTTTCTGTGCAATAGCCTGCCAGAATATCATGATGGAAGTTTTAAAAGAAAACAATCTTCCTGAAGGTATTTCAAGCGTTTTGGTAGCAGATCATGAAATTGGACAATTATTAGTGGAGGACAAACGCGTTTCATTGATCTCATTTACAGGTTCAACAAAAGTAGGAAGAATGGTTTCCTCTAAAGTTGCCGAAAGATTCGGTAAATCAATTCTTGAATTGGGAGGTAATAATGCCATTATTATTTCTAAGGACGCAGATCTGGATATGTCAATCATCGGAGCGGTTTTCGGAGCGGTAGGAACTGCAGGACAAAGATGTACTTCGACAAGAAGACTGATCATTCACGAAGATGTTTATGATGAAGTAAAAAATCGTCTGGTAAAAGCTTACGGACAGCTGAAAATTGGAAATCCTTTAGATGAAAATATGCATGTAGGACCATTGATCGACGTTCAAGCTGTCAATCAGTACGAAATGGCGATTGAAAACTGTATCCAAGAGGGTGGTAAATTTGTGGTAGAAGGCGGAGTTTTAGAAGGAAAAGATTACGAATCAGGATGTTACGTCAAACCTTGTATCGCAGAAGTTGAAAATTCTTTCGAAATCGTGCAGCATGAGACATTTGCACCGATATTATATTTAATTAAATACAAAACACTGGAGGAAGCAATTGCAATTCAAAATGATGTTCCTCAGGGGTTGTCTTCAGCAATCATGACACAGAATTTGAGAGAGGCAGAATTATTCCTTTCTCAGGCGGGATCAGATTGTGGAATTGCCAACGTCAATATCGGAACTTCGGGTGCTGAGATCGGGGGAGCATTCGGAGGAGAAAAAGAAACTGGCGGAGGTCGAGAATCTGGTTCAGATGTCTGGAAATATTATATGAGAAGACAAACCAACACCATTAATTATACAGCAAGTCTTCCTTTAGCTCAGGGAATTAAATTTGATTTATAA
- a CDS encoding Arc family DNA binding domain-containing protein: MKSQNPKNSSETPPKGKKSFVIRIDESTYKLLEKWANDEFRSVNGQIEYLLNQSLVNSGRKKKE; this comes from the coding sequence ATGAAATCTCAGAACCCAAAAAACTCTTCAGAAACTCCGCCAAAAGGCAAAAAATCTTTTGTCATAAGGATCGATGAGTCTACTTATAAATTACTTGAAAAATGGGCAAATGATGAATTCAGAAGTGTAAACGGACAAATAGAATACCTACTTAATCAAAGCTTAGTTAACTCCGGAAGGAAGAAAAAAGAATAA
- a CDS encoding SPFH domain-containing protein, with the protein MEKTLKPMSGYLALVICLILFGASAYLFFMGVNDRIENNITFLIISIICFFLTFFFMKGLMIIQPNHSRVLNFFGKYVGSVKDNGLFFINPLYSSQKMSLRSENLQGQTLKVNDKMGNPIEIAVVMVWKVGDTYKAAFDVERYSDFVKMQSEAAVRHLAMSFPYDNLEDDHAPITLREGGEKINSILEQELTDRLSKAGIIIQEARISHLAYASEIAGAMLQRQQATAIVAARTKIVEGAVGMVDLALKKLSEENIVELDDERKAAMVSNLMVVLCGEKAAQPILNAGTLYN; encoded by the coding sequence ATGGAAAAAACTTTAAAACCGATGTCAGGTTATCTTGCCCTTGTTATTTGTCTCATATTATTTGGCGCTTCTGCCTACCTTTTTTTTATGGGTGTCAATGACAGAATAGAAAATAACATCACATTCCTTATTATTTCTATAATATGTTTTTTTCTTACATTCTTCTTTATGAAAGGTTTGATGATCATTCAGCCCAATCATTCACGAGTTTTAAATTTCTTTGGAAAATATGTAGGATCAGTAAAAGATAACGGATTGTTTTTTATCAATCCTCTATACTCATCACAGAAGATGTCTTTACGTTCTGAAAATCTTCAGGGACAAACTTTAAAAGTGAATGACAAGATGGGAAATCCAATAGAAATTGCAGTAGTAATGGTCTGGAAAGTAGGAGATACTTACAAAGCAGCATTTGATGTTGAAAGATATTCTGATTTTGTTAAAATGCAGAGTGAAGCGGCAGTTCGTCATTTGGCAATGAGTTTTCCTTATGATAATCTGGAAGACGATCATGCACCGATTACTTTGAGAGAAGGGGGAGAAAAGATCAATTCTATTCTAGAGCAGGAACTGACCGACCGACTTTCAAAAGCCGGAATCATCATTCAGGAGGCAAGAATTTCACATTTGGCTTACGCTTCAGAAATTGCAGGAGCAATGCTTCAGAGACAACAGGCGACCGCAATTGTTGCTGCGAGAACGAAGATCGTAGAAGGTGCAGTAGGAATGGTAGATTTAGCATTAAAAAAATTATCAGAAGAAAATATTGTTGAATTAGATGACGAAAGAAAAGCTGCAATGGTTAGCAATCTCATGGTTGTTCTCTGCGGCGAAAAAGCAGCGCAACCTATTCTGAACGCAGGAACATTGTATAATTAG